Proteins co-encoded in one Bacillus paramycoides genomic window:
- the bioA gene encoding adenosylmethionine--8-amino-7-oxononanoate transaminase — MTFSKSTTDKPSYTYEELSEKNKAYVWHPFTQMKDYLEEDPVIIERGEGRKLYDVNGNEYWDGVSSIWLNVHGHQVPELDEAIRKQLNKIAHSTMLGLANVPSILLAEKIIEVVPEGLKKVFYSDSGSSAVEIAIKMAFQYWQHKGKPKKQRFVTLKEAYHGDTIGAVSVGAIDLFHQVYSSLLFEAIKMPYPYTYRSPYGNNKEEIVKKHLEEMEELLKDKHEEIAAIIVEPLMQGAGGMITMPKGYLKGLRNLCTKYNVLFITDEVATGFGRTGKMFACEHENVTPDILTAGKGLTGGYLPVAITVTTDEIYNAFLGGYEEQKTFFHGHSYTGNPLGCAVAIANLELYEKTNLIEEVARKTEYVATQLEELFAYKHVGDIRQCGLMVGIELVKNKETKEAFEWTERVGVQVCKRSRELGMILRPLGNTIVFMPPLTSTIEEIDDMLRILYKAISDVTEGE; from the coding sequence GTGACTTTTAGTAAGAGTACGACTGACAAACCATCATATACATATGAAGAGTTATCGGAGAAAAATAAAGCCTATGTATGGCATCCGTTTACACAAATGAAGGATTATTTAGAAGAAGATCCTGTCATTATTGAACGGGGAGAGGGAAGAAAGCTATACGATGTAAATGGAAATGAATATTGGGACGGTGTTTCGTCTATTTGGTTAAATGTTCATGGACATCAAGTACCGGAACTAGATGAGGCAATTCGTAAACAATTAAATAAAATTGCCCATTCTACTATGCTAGGACTTGCTAACGTTCCATCTATTTTATTGGCGGAAAAAATAATTGAAGTTGTACCAGAAGGTTTGAAGAAAGTGTTTTATTCAGACTCTGGTTCTAGCGCCGTTGAAATTGCAATTAAGATGGCTTTTCAATATTGGCAGCATAAAGGGAAACCGAAGAAACAAAGATTTGTTACATTAAAAGAAGCGTACCATGGTGACACAATTGGAGCTGTTTCAGTAGGAGCGATAGACTTGTTTCACCAAGTGTATAGTTCACTTTTATTTGAAGCAATTAAAATGCCTTATCCATATACATATCGTTCTCCTTATGGAAATAATAAGGAGGAAATTGTAAAAAAACATTTAGAAGAAATGGAAGAGCTGCTGAAAGATAAACATGAAGAAATTGCGGCGATTATTGTAGAACCTTTAATGCAAGGTGCTGGCGGTATGATTACAATGCCAAAAGGATACTTAAAAGGGCTACGTAATTTATGTACAAAATATAATGTTCTATTTATTACAGATGAGGTAGCGACTGGATTTGGGCGTACCGGAAAAATGTTTGCATGTGAACATGAAAATGTAACGCCGGACATTTTAACAGCCGGAAAAGGTTTAACGGGCGGATATTTACCAGTTGCAATTACTGTAACGACAGATGAAATTTATAATGCCTTTTTAGGAGGCTATGAAGAACAAAAAACGTTTTTCCACGGACATAGTTATACAGGGAATCCGTTAGGGTGTGCGGTAGCAATTGCGAATCTAGAACTATATGAGAAAACAAATTTAATAGAAGAAGTAGCACGTAAAACAGAATATGTGGCGACGCAATTAGAAGAACTTTTTGCATATAAACATGTAGGGGATATTCGTCAATGCGGATTAATGGTTGGAATTGAACTTGTGAAGAATAAGGAAACGAAAGAAGCGTTTGAATGGACAGAGAGAGTTGGTGTTCAAGTATGTAAACGCTCAAGAGAGCTAGGTATGATCTTGCGACCGCTCGGTAATACGATTGTATTTATGCCTCCTCTTACTTCTACAATTGAGGAGATTGATGATATGTTACGCATTTTGTATAAAGCAATCTCGGATGTTACGGAGGGAGAATAA
- the nhaC gene encoding Na+/H+ antiporter NhaC has protein sequence MVSKIESVLLTVFIFFCIGFSVIQLEVSPHIPILFGIVLLLAFGFMKKISWSTMEKGMISSISAGIPSIFIFLLVGVLISVWIAAGTIPTLMVYGFQLVSPKIFVPTVFVVCAIVGTSIGSAFTTAATVGLAFMGMGSALGYDPALIAGAIISGAFFGDKMSPLSDTTNLAPAVTGVDLFEHIRNMLWTTVPAFIIAFIAFFILGSGTSGDVDFTNFISTLEKNTTISIVTLIPILLLFLFAFKKVPAVPTLLAGIVVGIIILFIFTPSTSLADLMKIMQDGYVSKTGIKDIDSLLSRGGLQSMMMSIALIFLALCMGGLLQGMGIITQLMNIISSFVKNSTRLIISTASTAIGVNFLLGEQYLSIVLTGQAFANKYDEIGLERRNLSRVLEDAGTVINPLVPWGVSGVFLTNVLSVPTFDYLPYAIFCLACPVVTIIVGFTGFGLSWKKEKAVTIS, from the coding sequence ATGGTTTCAAAAATTGAATCTGTTCTTTTAACAGTATTTATCTTTTTCTGTATTGGCTTTAGTGTTATTCAATTAGAAGTTTCACCACACATCCCAATTTTATTTGGTATCGTTCTTTTATTAGCATTTGGATTTATGAAAAAAATCTCTTGGTCTACTATGGAAAAAGGGATGATCAGTAGTATTTCAGCTGGTATTCCATCTATTTTTATTTTCTTACTTGTAGGCGTATTAATTAGTGTTTGGATCGCTGCTGGAACAATTCCAACTTTAATGGTGTACGGCTTCCAGCTTGTATCTCCAAAGATTTTCGTTCCGACTGTTTTTGTTGTTTGTGCAATTGTGGGAACGAGTATCGGTAGTGCCTTTACAACTGCCGCAACTGTAGGACTTGCCTTTATGGGTATGGGTAGTGCTCTCGGATACGATCCAGCTCTAATCGCTGGTGCAATTATTTCTGGTGCATTCTTTGGAGATAAAATGTCTCCTTTATCTGATACAACAAACTTAGCTCCTGCTGTTACGGGTGTAGATTTATTTGAGCATATTCGTAACATGCTTTGGACAACAGTTCCAGCCTTCATTATTGCTTTTATTGCATTTTTCATTTTAGGAAGTGGCACTAGTGGAGACGTTGACTTCACAAACTTTATTAGCACATTAGAGAAAAACACAACGATTTCTATCGTTACACTTATTCCAATTTTATTACTGTTTTTATTCGCATTTAAAAAAGTTCCAGCCGTTCCAACATTGCTTGCAGGAATTGTGGTAGGAATTATTATTCTCTTTATCTTTACACCTAGCACTTCTTTAGCTGATTTAATGAAAATTATGCAAGACGGCTACGTTTCTAAAACTGGTATTAAAGACATTGATAGCTTACTATCTCGCGGTGGTCTACAAAGCATGATGATGTCGATTGCCCTTATTTTTCTAGCTCTTTGTATGGGAGGATTATTACAAGGAATGGGTATTATCACGCAGCTAATGAATATCATCTCTAGCTTCGTAAAAAATAGCACACGCTTAATTATTTCTACTGCTTCAACTGCAATTGGTGTAAACTTCTTACTTGGTGAGCAGTACTTATCCATCGTTTTAACAGGACAAGCATTTGCTAATAAATACGATGAAATCGGTTTAGAACGTCGTAATTTATCACGAGTATTAGAAGATGCAGGTACAGTTATTAATCCGCTCGTACCATGGGGTGTAAGTGGCGTATTCTTAACAAACGTCCTTAGCGTTCCAACATTTGATTATCTTCCATACGCAATCTTCTGTTTAGCCTGCCCAGTCGTAACGATTATCGTCGGTTTTACTGGATTTGGCCTTTCATGGAAGAAAGAAAAAGCAGTAACAATTTCATAA